One region of Streptomyces rishiriensis genomic DNA includes:
- a CDS encoding nSTAND1 domain-containing NTPase: MEALSSDSGARTAFAERLALLYREAGNPPLKRVSETVARLQRVDERGRPVRVSTQRISDWRRAKNVPAQFAALAAVLHVLIPEARRARPAPVSTGLYDLGQWQRLWERAVADPVVGDVAVASVTEDEGERPAAEAPGVPGGVCPYRGLASYREQDARWFFGRERSTDALVGQLRAAERTGGMVMLVGASGAGKSSLLSAGLVPALQNGAAADRNNGGRATRTGDSARVLHLVPGADPLAELTRGIPELAPFTAASASTPASAASASASASAPASVSASATGRASASRPRPGSVSGSDTGTAAAAATAGVAGGTPGTPGFARAVREAVSAWARRVAAPSSEPGEPSGPSDPAAPSARTAPSARTTGSARHATSAPSGLPATSGLPARPVIIVDQFEEAFTLCPDEADRRLFIQLLHAACTPADPTDPTDPTDPTDPPETTGPWSTRASTGTKTPTDATGTARAALPPPVLVVLGVRADFYEECLSHPELSDALQHRHMVLGPLSTSELREAVTGPARAVGLELEPGLAELIMREVTVDGPRGAHAGALPLLSHALLATWQRRKAGRLTLAGYRAAGGIQGAVAATAERAWSGLDPAARTAARLLLMRLVRLGEDTQATRRRGTRRQLAEESADPGKTEESLEALVRARLVTLDAETVEITHEALLHAWPRLRDWIDEDRSDHLLRQRLEEDGRAWDNSNRDAALLYRGSRLEQAHSWAKSAGDTFLTRSAVEFLAASVRLRRRIVWISRGAVSALVVLAIVAVGAAVVAWQQRNDAVFEQVVAEADRVQYTDPSLSAQLDLVAHDLRPGDAGTNNRLISIVNAPLATPLLGHTGAVYLTSFSPDGKVLATASYDRTVRLWDVGDRSRPEPLGKPLTGHRSWVSSAVFSPDGHTLASAGDDGTVRLWDVRDPARPRPLGKPLTGHTGTIYLLAFSPDGRTLASAGEDHTVRLWDMSQPARPTALGTLTGHTAAVRSVAFSPDGRTLAAGGDDNTIRLWDTADPRRPRRIDRVLTGHTDTVHSLDFSPDGDTLASGSTDDTIRLWNVTDPGRTTQLGPPLTGHTGPIWSVAFNPAGTMLAAGSADSTATLWNVSDPAYPSQVGEPLAGGSGEMYAVGFSPDGRTLATGNGDSKVRLWSIPTSDMIGRSGSFRPDGRVLATAARDGRVRLWNVADPDRPVTLGAPFMPDDGGERTLAFSPDGRTLAVLTANRAVYLWDVTDPARPVSAGPPVELRTRFLGPDALAFAPDGRTLATAYDDRTIQLWDVGDPAHATALGPPLTGHRGFVNALVFSPDGRTLASGSADHTVRLWNVTDPRHTKAVGKPLTGHVGPVNALVYSPDGRTLASGSDDDTVRLWNVTDPAQASGRGSPLTGHTEAVVSLTFNQDGDTLASGGNDNTIRLWNVTDPAGASAIGQSMSPNAKTGNFLSFSPNSHMLGVSSGADTVRLWNLDVDEAITRICATTRGVLTADKWHEYLPRLSYEPPCED; encoded by the coding sequence GTGGAGGCCTTGAGTTCCGACTCGGGCGCACGCACAGCCTTCGCGGAACGACTCGCGCTGTTGTACAGGGAGGCCGGCAACCCTCCGCTCAAGCGCGTGTCCGAGACGGTCGCCCGGCTCCAGCGGGTCGACGAACGGGGACGCCCCGTCAGGGTGTCCACCCAGCGGATCAGCGACTGGAGACGGGCCAAGAACGTACCCGCGCAGTTCGCCGCCCTCGCCGCGGTGCTGCACGTCCTGATACCCGAGGCGCGGCGCGCGCGGCCCGCACCGGTGTCCACCGGACTGTACGACCTCGGCCAGTGGCAGCGGCTGTGGGAGCGGGCGGTGGCCGATCCGGTCGTCGGTGATGTGGCCGTCGCTTCCGTGACGGAGGACGAGGGCGAGCGGCCGGCGGCCGAGGCTCCGGGCGTCCCCGGCGGGGTGTGCCCCTACCGCGGGCTCGCCTCGTACCGTGAGCAGGACGCCCGTTGGTTCTTCGGCCGGGAGCGGAGCACGGACGCTCTCGTCGGCCAGCTCCGCGCGGCGGAACGCACGGGCGGCATGGTCATGCTGGTCGGCGCCTCCGGGGCGGGCAAGTCCTCCCTGCTCAGCGCCGGTCTCGTGCCCGCCCTGCAGAACGGTGCGGCGGCCGACCGGAACAACGGCGGCCGGGCGACCCGGACCGGCGACTCCGCGCGCGTCCTTCACCTGGTGCCGGGGGCCGATCCGCTGGCCGAGCTGACCAGGGGAATCCCCGAGCTCGCCCCTTTCACCGCCGCATCGGCATCGACCCCTGCGTCCGCGGCGTCCGCATCGGCATCGGCGTCTGCACCGGCGTCCGTGTCCGCATCGGCCACTGGGCGTGCCTCCGCCTCTCGCCCTCGCCCTGGCTCTGTCTCTGGCTCAGACACAGGCACGGCCGCGGCCGCGGCCACCGCCGGTGTCGCCGGCGGGACACCCGGCACCCCTGGCTTCGCGCGGGCCGTACGGGAGGCCGTCAGCGCCTGGGCGCGACGGGTCGCGGCCCCCTCCTCCGAACCTGGTGAACCTTCCGGACCTTCCGATCCAGCCGCCCCCTCCGCCCGCACCGCCCCCTCCGCCCGCACCACCGGCTCCGCCCGCCACGCCACCTCCGCGCCCTCCGGCCTCCCCGCCACCTCCGGCCTCCCCGCGCGGCCGGTCATCATCGTCGACCAGTTCGAGGAGGCCTTCACCCTCTGCCCCGACGAGGCGGACCGGCGGCTCTTCATCCAGCTCCTGCACGCCGCCTGCACTCCCGCCGACCCCACGGACCCCACCGACCCCACCGACCCCACCGACCCGCCCGAGACCACCGGCCCCTGGAGCACCAGGGCCAGCACAGGCACCAAAACCCCCACAGACGCCACCGGCACGGCTCGCGCTGCGTTACCGCCCCCCGTCCTCGTCGTCCTCGGTGTCCGTGCCGACTTCTACGAGGAGTGCCTCAGCCATCCCGAGCTCTCCGACGCGCTCCAGCACCGGCACATGGTGCTGGGGCCGTTGTCCACTTCGGAGCTGCGCGAGGCGGTGACCGGGCCGGCCAGGGCGGTGGGGCTGGAACTGGAGCCGGGGCTGGCCGAGTTGATCATGCGTGAGGTGACCGTCGACGGTCCGCGCGGAGCACACGCGGGCGCGCTACCCCTTCTCTCGCACGCGCTGCTCGCGACCTGGCAGCGCCGGAAGGCGGGACGGCTGACGCTGGCCGGCTACCGAGCGGCGGGCGGTATCCAGGGCGCGGTGGCGGCGACCGCCGAGCGGGCCTGGTCCGGGCTCGACCCGGCGGCGCGGACGGCGGCCCGGCTGCTCCTGATGCGGCTGGTCCGGCTCGGCGAGGACACCCAGGCCACCCGGCGCCGGGGCACCCGCCGGCAACTGGCGGAGGAGTCGGCCGACCCCGGCAAGACGGAGGAGTCGCTCGAGGCCCTGGTGCGCGCCCGGCTCGTGACCCTCGACGCGGAGACCGTCGAGATCACCCACGAAGCGCTGCTGCACGCCTGGCCCCGGCTCCGCGACTGGATCGACGAGGACCGCAGCGACCATCTGCTGCGTCAGCGGCTGGAGGAGGACGGCCGGGCCTGGGACAACTCGAACCGGGACGCGGCGCTGCTCTACCGGGGTTCCCGGCTGGAGCAGGCCCACAGCTGGGCGAAGTCGGCGGGCGACACCTTCCTGACCCGCAGCGCGGTGGAGTTCCTGGCCGCGTCGGTCAGGCTGCGCAGGCGCATCGTGTGGATCAGCCGGGGCGCGGTGTCGGCGCTGGTGGTGCTGGCGATCGTCGCCGTCGGCGCGGCCGTGGTCGCCTGGCAGCAGCGCAACGACGCCGTGTTCGAGCAGGTGGTCGCGGAGGCCGACCGCGTCCAGTACACGGATCCGTCGCTGTCCGCGCAGCTCGACCTCGTGGCGCACGACCTGCGGCCCGGCGACGCGGGCACCAACAACCGCCTGATCTCCATCGTGAACGCGCCGCTGGCCACGCCGCTCCTCGGCCACACCGGCGCCGTCTACCTCACCTCGTTCAGCCCGGACGGCAAGGTCCTGGCCACCGCCAGCTACGACCGGACCGTCCGGCTGTGGGACGTCGGCGACCGGTCCCGTCCCGAGCCCCTGGGCAAGCCCCTCACCGGCCACAGGAGCTGGGTGAGCAGCGCGGTGTTCAGCCCGGACGGCCACACGCTCGCGAGCGCCGGCGACGACGGCACCGTCCGGCTGTGGGACGTCCGGGATCCCGCCCGTCCGCGCCCGCTCGGGAAGCCCCTGACCGGCCACACCGGCACGATCTACCTGCTCGCCTTCAGCCCGGACGGGCGGACCCTGGCCTCCGCGGGCGAGGACCACACCGTACGGCTGTGGGACATGTCGCAGCCGGCCCGGCCGACGGCGCTCGGCACGCTGACCGGCCACACCGCCGCCGTGCGTTCCGTGGCGTTCAGCCCGGACGGGCGGACCCTCGCGGCCGGCGGCGACGACAACACGATCCGGCTGTGGGACACGGCCGACCCGCGCCGGCCGCGACGGATCGACCGGGTCCTGACGGGTCACACCGACACCGTGCACTCCCTGGACTTCAGCCCCGACGGGGACACCCTCGCCAGCGGCAGCACGGACGACACGATCCGGCTGTGGAACGTCACCGACCCCGGCCGGACGACCCAGCTCGGCCCACCGCTCACCGGGCACACCGGCCCCATATGGTCGGTGGCGTTCAACCCCGCCGGGACCATGCTGGCCGCCGGCAGCGCGGACAGCACGGCCACCCTGTGGAACGTCAGCGACCCGGCGTACCCCTCACAGGTCGGCGAACCGCTCGCGGGGGGCAGCGGCGAGATGTACGCCGTCGGCTTCAGCCCCGACGGCCGTACCCTCGCCACCGGCAACGGCGACAGCAAGGTCCGGCTCTGGTCGATCCCCACGTCGGACATGATCGGCCGCAGCGGCTCCTTCCGGCCGGACGGGCGAGTGCTGGCCACGGCCGCCCGCGACGGCAGGGTCCGGCTGTGGAACGTTGCGGACCCCGACCGGCCCGTGACGCTGGGCGCGCCCTTCATGCCCGACGACGGCGGCGAGCGCACCCTCGCGTTCTCGCCCGACGGCCGTACCCTCGCGGTGCTGACGGCCAACCGGGCGGTGTACCTGTGGGACGTCACCGACCCGGCCCGGCCGGTCTCCGCGGGCCCGCCCGTCGAGCTGCGCACCCGGTTCCTGGGCCCCGACGCGCTGGCCTTCGCGCCGGACGGACGCACGCTGGCGACCGCCTACGACGACCGCACCATCCAGCTGTGGGACGTCGGCGACCCCGCCCACGCCACCGCGCTCGGGCCCCCGCTCACCGGGCACCGGGGGTTCGTCAACGCCCTCGTGTTCAGCCCGGACGGCCGCACTCTCGCCAGCGGCAGCGCGGACCACACCGTACGGCTCTGGAACGTGACCGACCCCCGGCACACCAAGGCCGTCGGCAAGCCGCTGACCGGGCACGTCGGCCCCGTCAACGCGCTCGTCTACAGCCCGGACGGCCGAACGCTGGCCAGCGGCAGCGACGACGACACGGTTCGGCTGTGGAACGTGACGGACCCGGCGCAGGCGTCCGGGCGGGGATCGCCCCTCACCGGTCACACCGAGGCGGTGGTGTCGCTGACCTTCAACCAGGACGGCGACACCCTCGCCAGCGGCGGCAACGACAACACGATCAGGCTGTGGAACGTGACCGACCCGGCCGGGGCCTCGGCCATCGGGCAGTCGATGAGCCCCAACGCCAAGACCGGCAACTTCCTGTCCTTCAGCCCCAACAGCCACATGCTCGGCGTCTCCAGCGGCGCCGACACCGTACGGCTGTGGAATCTGGACGTGGACGAGGCGATCACCCGCATCTGCGCGACCACGCGAGGCGTGCTGACGGCCGACAAGTGGCACGAATACCTGCCCCGGCTCTCCTACGAGCCTCCGTGCGAGGACTGA
- a CDS encoding MFS transporter, with translation MSPPADTHGRSGTARMVLLTLAAGQFLMALDSSVMNVSIATVAEDVGSTVTGIQGAITAYTLVMAMLMIPGGKVGALIGRKRAFMIGCVVYGCGSLTTALAPNLPVLLVGWALLEGIGAALILPAIVALVAGNFTVERRPAAYGLVAAAGAVAIAVGPLIGGVATTYFSWRWVFAGEVLLVFGILVLARRVADATPDRRPRIDLVGTGLSALGLGIFVFGVLRSSQWGWFRPKPDAPSWLGVSPVVWLMLAGLLLIWVFLRWETRLVRRGREPLVQPALLENKQLTGGLTMFFFQYLVQMGVFFVVPLYLSVALGLSALRTGARILPLSLTLLAAAILIPRLLPDVSPRKVVRLGILAMFAGAVILMAALDADAGAEIVTVPLLLIGLGMGALASQLGSVTVSAVPDEQSAEVGGVQNSVTNLGASIGTALAGSIMIATLTTSFLTSVEQSPEVPDRVKSEAAVQLQSGVPFLSDAQLKSVLDDADASAAVTDAALDANSEARLDGLRAALAVLALAALLALFFTHRIPTTQPGSTEP, from the coding sequence ATGAGTCCCCCAGCAGACACGCACGGTCGTTCGGGAACGGCGCGGATGGTCCTGCTGACCCTCGCGGCGGGCCAGTTCCTGATGGCTCTCGACAGCTCCGTCATGAACGTGTCGATCGCCACCGTGGCCGAGGACGTGGGCTCGACCGTGACCGGGATCCAGGGCGCGATCACGGCGTACACCCTCGTGATGGCCATGCTCATGATCCCCGGCGGCAAGGTCGGCGCGCTGATCGGCCGCAAGCGGGCCTTCATGATCGGCTGTGTCGTCTACGGATGCGGGTCGCTGACCACGGCGCTCGCCCCGAACCTGCCGGTGCTGCTGGTCGGCTGGGCGCTCCTGGAGGGGATCGGGGCGGCGCTGATCCTGCCCGCGATCGTGGCCCTCGTCGCCGGCAACTTCACCGTGGAGCGGCGCCCCGCCGCCTACGGGCTCGTCGCCGCCGCCGGGGCGGTGGCCATCGCGGTGGGGCCGCTCATCGGGGGCGTGGCCACCACGTACTTCTCCTGGCGGTGGGTGTTCGCGGGGGAAGTGCTCCTGGTGTTCGGCATCCTGGTGCTGGCCCGGCGGGTCGCCGACGCGACGCCCGACAGACGTCCGCGCATCGACCTCGTCGGGACCGGGCTCTCCGCCCTCGGGCTCGGGATCTTCGTGTTCGGCGTCCTGCGCTCGTCCCAGTGGGGCTGGTTCCGGCCGAAGCCCGACGCGCCCTCGTGGCTCGGCGTCTCGCCGGTCGTCTGGCTGATGCTCGCGGGCCTGTTGCTGATCTGGGTCTTCCTCCGCTGGGAGACCCGGCTCGTCCGCCGGGGCCGGGAGCCGCTCGTGCAGCCGGCCCTGCTGGAGAACAAGCAGCTCACCGGCGGCCTGACGATGTTCTTCTTCCAGTACCTCGTGCAGATGGGCGTGTTCTTCGTCGTACCGCTCTATCTGTCCGTCGCGCTCGGCCTGTCGGCGCTCAGGACCGGCGCGCGCATCCTGCCGCTGTCGCTGACCCTGCTGGCCGCCGCGATCCTGATCCCGCGGCTCCTGCCGGACGTCTCACCGCGCAAGGTCGTGCGGCTCGGGATCCTGGCGATGTTCGCGGGGGCGGTGATCCTGATGGCCGCCCTCGACGCGGACGCCGGCGCGGAGATCGTCACGGTCCCGCTGCTGCTGATCGGGCTGGGCATGGGCGCGCTGGCGTCCCAGCTCGGCTCGGTCACCGTCTCGGCCGTGCCGGACGAGCAGAGCGCAGAGGTCGGCGGCGTCCAGAACTCCGTCACCAACCTCGGCGCCTCGATCGGTACGGCACTCGCCGGGTCGATCATGATCGCCACGCTGACCACCTCGTTCCTGACCAGCGTCGAACAGAGCCCGGAGGTCCCGGACCGGGTCAAGAGCGAGGCTGCCGTCCAGCTCCAGAGCGGCGTGCCCTTCCTGTCGGACGCCCAGCTCAAGTCCGTGCTCGACGACGCCGACGCGTCCGCGGCCGTGACCGACGCCGCGCTCGACGCGAACTCCGAGGCACGACTCGACGGCCTGCGCGCCGCCCTCGCCGTCCTCGCGCTCGCCGCTCTCCTCGCGCTGTTCTTCACCCACCGGATCCCGACGACCCAGCCGGGCTCGACCGAGCCGTAG